DNA from Rubripirellula lacrimiformis:
CCGGCCAACCGATCACCCACCGTCAAATTCAGTTCGACCGGCCGGTTGCTACCGCCGATTGCCGCGTCGTTGCGATCCGTTGGCCACGGCCGCAACTGCACGACCGAATCAATCAACGCGTCGATGAAATGTTCGCGGCCGGATTGGTCGAAGAAGTTCGAAGCTTGCTGGACCGTGAACATCCATTGTCACGAACCGCCCGGCAAGCCGTCGGCTATCGTGAAGTCCTTGACTACCTGGACCAACAAGACGCTTCATTGGATGACACGATCGCGCTGGTCGCCACCCATACGCGCCAACTAGCAAAACGCCAAGAGTCGTGGTTCCGATCGTTCAGCGAGATCCGCGGAATCGACGTCGACGATCCGATCGACGCCGAGGCGATTGCCGACCGGATCGTGCACCAGTTCCAGTCCGACGCCTCGGACGATTAGCGAAGCAACGAGCGATCAATCAGTGTCGTTTTTTTCTTCCCCCCTCTCTCGAACTCTCTCGAACTCTCTCCCCCCCGCAAACCGCTGCGTGGCGGGGGCGAGATGACTTGAATCGCGACACTGATTGATCGCTCGTTGCTATGCCAGGATTTCGTCGACCACTCGCCCGGCGACGTCCGTCAAACGAAAATCGCGACCCGCGTAGCGATAGGTCAGCCGTTTGTGGTCATAGCCCATCAACCGCAGCACGGTGGCGTGCAGATCGTGCACATGGACTCGGTTTTCGACCGCTTTGAAACCCAGTTCGTCGGTGGCCCCGACCGCTTGCCCGCCTTGGACACCGCCGCCAGCCAACCAACAGGTGAATCCGTGATGGTTGTGATCGCGGCCATTCATCTTGCCTTGGTTGCTCCCTTCCTTGGGCATCTCGACGACAGGGGTGCGTCCGAATTCACCGCCCCACATCACCAGGGTTTCGTCCAAGATCCCGATCCGCTTCAGGTCGGTCAGCAATGCACCGATCGCTTGATCGACCTTCTTGGCGTTGTTGCGATGCCCCACGGCCAGGTCATCGTGATTGTCCCAGGGCTGCCCCGCGCCGGTATACAGTTGCACGAAACGAACGCCTCGTTCAACCAACCGCCGCGCGATCAACGTTTGTCGGGCGAACGCACCGTCGCCATACATTTGACGTGTCTGGGCCGTTTCGCGGGATACGTCGAATGCATCCGACGCTTCGCTTTGCATTCGGTACGCCAATTCGAATGATTCGATGCGAGATTCCAGCTTGGCATCGGTATCGCGATCAACCGCGTGCTTCCGATTTAGCTGTGCCAATAAATCCAACTGTTGGCGTTGGTCTTGGGAAGCAACTCCGCGGCTTTGGATATGGTCGATCAGTTGTTCAATCCGCTCGCCAGCCGAATCCACATAGGTCGCCTGATACTTTCCTGGCAGGAAACCATTTTGCCAATTCTGAGATTCTTTGATCGGATAACCGCCGGGGCACATCGCGACGAACGCGGGCAAGTTTTCGTTCTCGCTGCCCAACCCATAGGTCAACCATGAACCCAAACTGGGCCGCACCAACCGCGATTCGCCCGTGTTCATCAACATCAACGACGGTTCATGATTGGGCACGTTGGCATGCATACTGCGGATCACGCAGATGTCATCCATGTGCTTTGCGGTATTCGTGAACAGTTCACTGACGGGCAGCCCACACTCGCCGTAGTTGCGAAACTTGTAGGGCGACTGCATCACCGCGCCGGTGGGCCGTTCGGTTTTCAAGTTCTGTGTCGGCGCCGACTTCCCATCCAGTTTTGCCAACATCGGCTTCGGATCGAAGGTGTCGACGTGGCTGGGGCCACCATTCATGAACAGGTGGATGACATGCTTGACCCGCGATGGGTAATGCAGCGGCACCTCGCCGACGGCAAGCGTTTCGTTGCCGCGCGCGTCGCGGCCCATCAGATCCGACAAGGCCAACGCACCGAAACCTACTCCGCAGGTACGCAGCACCTCACGACGAGAAGGACGGTAGATCGGTGAAGGTTGTTCCTGATTCATGATCGCTTAGTCCACAAACGCAAATTCGTTACTCATCATCAACACCTGTGCCAACTGGGCCAATCGGTCCAGCGGATCCGTGCCTTCTTCGACCAACGGGCCGCTGAAATCACGGTCCGTTTGAGTTTCCAAATGTTGGCCGTCATCGCCATGCAGCTGTATCGTCATCTTCAACGTGAACGTGTCTGAATTATCGGATTCGCCCGGGCTGACGACGAAATCCACCGTCTGGCCCGCTTGGACACGCCGCACGATTGGTCCTACTTCGCGTTGGCCATCCTTCTGGTTGGCATAGAAGGCTCGGTCGTCGCCAATCCAGAGCCCCAAATAGACGCCATCCCCGGGATTCTTATGCCGAATCTGACCACGCACGGTCACT
Protein-coding regions in this window:
- a CDS encoding DUF1501 domain-containing protein, which translates into the protein MNQEQPSPIYRPSRREVLRTCGVGFGALALSDLMGRDARGNETLAVGEVPLHYPSRVKHVIHLFMNGGPSHVDTFDPKPMLAKLDGKSAPTQNLKTERPTGAVMQSPYKFRNYGECGLPVSELFTNTAKHMDDICVIRSMHANVPNHEPSLMLMNTGESRLVRPSLGSWLTYGLGSENENLPAFVAMCPGGYPIKESQNWQNGFLPGKYQATYVDSAGERIEQLIDHIQSRGVASQDQRQQLDLLAQLNRKHAVDRDTDAKLESRIESFELAYRMQSEASDAFDVSRETAQTRQMYGDGAFARQTLIARRLVERGVRFVQLYTGAGQPWDNHDDLAVGHRNNAKKVDQAIGALLTDLKRIGILDETLVMWGGEFGRTPVVEMPKEGSNQGKMNGRDHNHHGFTCWLAGGGVQGGQAVGATDELGFKAVENRVHVHDLHATVLRLMGYDHKRLTYRYAGRDFRLTDVAGRVVDEILA